The proteins below come from a single Aegilops tauschii subsp. strangulata cultivar AL8/78 chromosome 6, Aet v6.0, whole genome shotgun sequence genomic window:
- the LOC109779043 gene encoding large ribosomal subunit protein uL14: MSKRGRGGSAGNKFRMSLGLPVAATVNCADNTGAKNLYIISVKGIKGRLNRLPSACVGDMVMATVKKGKPDLRKKVMPAVIVRQRKPWRRKDGVFMYFEDNAGVIVNPKGEMKGSAITGPIGKECADLWPRIASAANAIV; the protein is encoded by the exons ATGTCGAAGCGAG GGCGCGGAGGATCCGCTGGAAACAAGTTCCGGATGTCGCTGGGTCTGCCGGTGGCAGCCACTGTCAACTGCGCTGACAACACTGGTGCCAAGAACCTGTACATCATCTCCGTCAAGGGAATCAAGGGGCGCCTGAACAGGCTTCCTTCCGCCTGTGTTGGTGACATGGTTATGGCCACTGTCAAGAAGGGAAAGCCTGACCTGAGGAAGAAGGTCATGCCGGCTGTCATCGTCAGGCAGCGCAAGCCATGGCGCCGAAAGGACGGTGTCTTCATGTACTTTGAAG ACAATGCTGGAGTCATTGTGAACCCAAAGGGAGAGATGAAAG GTTCTGCCATCACTGGACCGATCGGGAAGGAGTGTGCCGACCTGTGGCCCAGGATTGCCAGCGCAGCGAACGCCATCGTCTGA